A window from Limanda limanda chromosome 14, fLimLim1.1, whole genome shotgun sequence encodes these proteins:
- the nfrkb gene encoding nuclear factor related to kappa-B-binding protein, with product MNVLTHMLTDAIDPKEENDGQITEECMLGSCRVNLPEDLLEDPDIFFSVMSESTWTDALTDSQRQHLRQFLPQFPDDNVAEQDSTISDLFNNRDLNFGNPLHLAQKLFRDGYFNPEVVKYRELCAKSQKKRQLYSRQQYYHRLLKQILVSRKELLEFAVHNGLDSPPKKKLPTKSQAEMREPRVRRRLSRILKEVKTECGDSNASSDDDDISSWTAAPQSPSSPNPTVSLRVFPSLSTQDMKSTEKIELGERDLKVMLQNHREKRKRQPDHPDLMTSDIHLGDVLSRANIGRKGSNMLLFDLSLPKKKMRDERKKKKMRTIKVESEDPFESLAPTDTASAPQGNIINSLPDTPSTPLQHIKEEIVEECPSSPVAVEEIAVSFFSLLESILRTETLGSTSMLEEKVQMWQSSPASSLNVWFSSASCWSDLVLQALQFLAGETKDGMIALPSGFAPFVEFSDESQQWRWIGPAHDTEKDLSALFQLWMDSKDLVVKTESEDMLEMTSPTQRASTDYVVRPSTGDERQVFQVQEQQRYNQPHKAFTFRMHGFESVVGPVKGVFDKEMSLNKAREHTLLRSDRPPYVTILSLVRDAAARLPNGEGTRAEICELLKDSQFLAPDVTSAQVNTVVSGALDRLHYEKDPCVKYDIGRKLWIYLHRHRTQEEFERIHQAQAAAAKARKALQQKPKPASKPKPGSKDGGSKTPGCWEAGQDIGSSPMSPTPTTPTPNTPGTPKSPLPCAVTTPTKTVVPETIKTSPGVLLVSPPSLPQLGTILPTTKAGPPVSHTVTSQHAARIVSHLAAGSLPQVRVVTTQAGLTSSAGGQQATLVHQTPHQIRMPVSVSAKGISQTVVSLPLRTQSGGSSVQVPTTLSVTVAKPPTGSPGRPAGSPALLAGSNIKQVSITGQLGMKTAGGAGIPITATNLRIQGKDVLRLPPSSITTDSKGQTVLRITPDMMATLAKSPVATVKLSPDFLSTATSKSISATLHMTPPRPSSASSAGEVQTTKAGHITSTLLKAAGETALRLMPTLAVTADQKTRTFSTVTSPDKGGATIRIMPGLGVIPQKQGQTITMTTTSGSKPITVSTCANVVTMAASVVAGAKGITVAPGSSCSPLTLGAATATVRQVPATVVTTQTGKLPTRITVPISVLNQPLKSKSVVTTPMVKGSLSANLSSLGRNIILTTMPAGTKLIAGNKPVSFVTAQQFQQLQQQGQATQVRIQTVQAQQLQQHMATGSPKSVSTVVVTTAPSPKCAPDPPTAPKQ from the exons ATGAATGTcctcacacacatgctgacagACGCGATTGATCCAAAAGAAGAAAACGATGGACAGATCACGGAGgaatgcatgctgggaagctGCAGGGTCAACCTTCCAGAGGACCTGCTGGAGGAC CCGGACATCTTCTTCTCCGTGATGAGCGAAAGCACCTGGACTGACGCACTGACAGATTCCCAGAGGCAGCACCTTCGTCAGTTTTTACCACAGTTCCCTGACGACAACGTCGCGGAGCAAGACAGCACCATCAGTGACCTGTTCAACAACAGAGATTTAAACTTTGGAAATCCCCTTCATCTTGCACAAAAGCTATTCAGAG ATGGTTACTTCAATCCCGAGGTGGTCAAGTACAGGGAGTTGTGTGCCAAGTCTCAGAAGAAGCGACAGTTGTATTCCCGCCAGCAGTATTACCACAGACTGTTGAAGCAAATCCTCGTCTCCAGAAAG GAGCTGCTGGAGTTTGCAGTTCATAATGGTTTGGACTCTCCACCCAAAAAAAAGTTGCCGACCAAGAGTCAAGCTGAAATGCGGGAGCCAAGGGTGAGAAGAAGATTGAGCCGAATACTGAAGGAGGTCAAAACTGAGTGTGGAGACAGCAATGCTTCATCGGATGATGACG ACATATCGTCATGGACTGCAGCACCACAATCACCTTCCTCTCCAAATCCAACTGTTTCACTCAGAGTCTTTCCCAGCCTCTCTACCCAAGACATGAAGAGTACTG AGAAAATAGAACTGGGTGAGCGAGACTTGAAAGTCATGCTGCAAAATCATCGAGAGAAGAGGAAGCGACAGCCT GACCATCCGGACTTGATGACCTCTGATATCCATCTTGGAGATGTACTTTCAAGAGCAAATATTGGTCGGAAGGGGAGTAATATGT TACTGTTCGATCTGTCTCTACCTAAGAAGAAAATGAgagatgaaaggaaaaaaaagaaaatgaggaCAATAAAAGTGGAATCTGAGGATCCCTTTGAAAGTCTTGCACCTACAGACACGGCGTCAGCCCCACAAGGGAACATCATCAACTCGCTGCCCGACACGCCGTCTACTCCACTGCAACACATCAAGGAAGA AATTGTGGAGGAGTGTCCGAGCAGCCCGGTTGCAGTTGAGGAAATAGCTGTCAGCTTTTTCAGCTTGTTGGAGAGCATCCTAAGGACAGAGACTCTTGGCAGCACTTCAATG TTGGAGGAGAAAGTTCAGATGTGGCAGTCCTCTCCAGCCAGTTCCCTCAACGTGTGGTTTTCATCTGCTTCCTGTTGGTCTGACTTGGTTCTTCAGGCTCTGCAGTTTCTTGCAGGGGAGACTAAAG ATGGCATGATCGCGCTCCCCAGTGGCTTTGCTCCATTTGTGGAGTTTTCGGATGAATCTCAGCAGTGGAGGTGGATTG GCCCTGCTCATGACACAGAGAAGGATCTCAGTGCACTCTTCCAGTTGTGGATGGACTCTAAAGATTTAGTTGTCAAG aCAGAAAGTGAGGACATGTTAGAGATGACTTCTCCCACGCAAAGAGC TTCGACTGATTATGTGGTGCGGCCCAGCACTGGAGATGAAAGACAAGTGTTTCAAGTCCAG gAGCAGCAGCGATACAACCAGCCACACAAAGCCTTCACCTTCAGGATGCATGGCTTTGAATCGGTGGTGGGGCCTGTTAAAGGAGTGTTCGATAAAGAGATGTCTCTCAACAAAGCCAGGGAGCACACGCTGCTCCGCTCGGACCGACCGCCATACGTCACCATTCTCTCTCTGG TGCGGGATGCGGCAGCCAGGTTACCCAATGGAGAAGGAACAAGGGCAGAGATCTGTGAACTGTTGAAAGACTCTCAGTTTCTTGCTCCAGATGTCACTAGTGCTCAG GTGAACACAGTCGTCAGTGGAGCCCTGGATAGACTTCATTATGAAAAAGATCCTTGTGTAAAATATGACATTGGCCGCAAACTGTGGATTTACCTGCACCGTCATCGCACTCAAGAGGAGTTTG AGCGAATCCACCAGGCtcaagctgcagctgcaaaAGCTAGAAAAGCTCTACAGCAGAAGCCTAAACCCGCATCCAAACCT AAGCCTGGAAGTAAAGACGGCGGCAGTAAAACCCCTGGATGTTGGGAGGCGGGACAGGATATTGGCTCCAGTCCCATGtcaccaactccaacaacaccCACCCCAAACACACCTGGAACCCCCAAGTCGCCCTTACCCTGCGCAGTCACCACGCCGACCAAAACTGTTGTCccagaaacaataaaaaccagTCCAGG tgttCTCCTAGTGTCTCCTCCTTCGCTGCCTCAGCTGGGAACCATCTTGCCCACCACGAAGGCTGGCCCACCAGTGTCACACACGGTCACGTCTCAACACGCTGCTCGGATAGTGAGTCATCTGGCGGCGGGCTCCCTTCCTCAGGTGCGGGTAGTTACTACTCAGGCTGGTTTGACCTCATCAGCAGGAGGTCAGCAGGCCACACTGGTCCATCAGACCCCACATCAGATCAGAATGCCGGTGTCGGTGTCAGCCAAGGGCATTTCACAG ACTGTGGTGTCTTTGCCTCTGAGGACGCAGTCTGGGGGTAGTTCAGTCCAGGTGCCAACCACCCTGTCTGTAACTGTAGCTAAACCTCCAACTGGATCACCTGGAAGACCGGCTGGTTCCCCTGCTCTGCTCGCCGGCTCCAACATCAAACAG gtGTCTATCACAGGACAGCTGGGAATGAagacagcaggaggagcaggaattCCAATAACTGCTACAAACTTGCGCATTCAGGGTAAAGATGTGCTACGTCTTCCGCCCTCCTCCATCACTACAGACTCTAAAGGCCAGACGGTGCTGCGGATAACCCCAGACATGATGGCGACTCTCGCCAAATCTCCAGTTGCAACCGTCAAACTCAGCCCTGACTTCCTGAGCACCGCCACCAGCAAGAGCATATCAGCCACTCTGCACATGACGCCGCCGCGCCCTTCCTCTGCCTCCAGCGCAGGGGAAGTACAGACCACTAAAGCGGGCCACATCACCTCCACCTTGTTGAAGGCGGCAGGTGAAACAGCCCTACGTCTGATGCCGACACTGGCTGTCACGGCCGACCAAAAAACGAGGACCTTCTCCACCGTGACGTCACCTGACAAGGGTGGCGCCACCATTCGGATAATGCCGGGGCTTGGTGTTATCCCTCAAAAACAGGGTCAGACCATCACAATGACCACCACTTCTGGCAGTAAACCAATCACTGTGTCCACTTGTGCTAATGTGGTGACCATGGCTGCCAGCGTTGTAGCTGGTGCCAAGGGGATCACAGTGGCTCCTGGATCCTCTTGTTCACCTCTGACGTTAGGAGCAGCTACAGCCACTGTGAGGCAGGTCCCTGCTACAGTGGTTACTACACAAACA GGGAAGTTACCTACACGAATCACAGTGCCGATCTCTGTCCTCAACCAACCACTGAAGAGCAAGAGCGTAGTGACCACACCGATGGTTAAGGGAAGCCTGAGTGCAAA CCTCAGCAGTCTGGGCAGGAACATCATCCTCACCACGATGCCTGCTGGCACAAAGCTGATTGCAGGAAACAAACCAGTCAGCTTCGTCACAGCACAACAGTTCCAACAGCTTCAGCAGCAAGGACAGGCCACACAG GTCCGCATCCAGACGGTTCAGgctcagcagctccagcagcacatGGCCACGGGCTCTCCGAAATCAGTTTCCACGGTCGTGGTCACAACGGCACCGTCACCCAAATGTGCACCTGATCCCCCAACGGCTCCTAAACAGTGA